Proteins from a single region of Verrucosispora sp. NA02020:
- a CDS encoding deoxyribonuclease IV, with protein sequence MRIGAHVDPTDPLAEATARTADTVQFFLSDPQGWKAPQPRADAEQLRAAEVDVYVHAPYVVNVATGNNRIRIPSRKLLLAHAQAATAIGAKGLVVHGGHVNAGDDPASGIENWRKALAYAADSGGFGLPVLIENTAGGENACARRLDALARLWDVIGAYDVGFCLDTCHAHAGGEELLGLVDRVKAITGRVDLVHANNSKDAFDSGRDRHDNLRGGTIEPDLLVAVVRAADAPVIVETPGGADGQSGDIAFLRGQLGSETSAA encoded by the coding sequence ATGCGTATCGGAGCCCACGTCGATCCGACCGACCCGCTGGCGGAGGCGACCGCCCGAACGGCCGACACCGTGCAGTTCTTCCTCTCCGACCCGCAGGGTTGGAAGGCCCCACAACCCCGTGCGGACGCGGAACAGTTGCGCGCCGCCGAGGTCGACGTCTACGTGCACGCGCCGTACGTCGTCAACGTCGCCACCGGCAACAACCGGATCCGTATCCCGAGCCGGAAACTCCTGCTCGCGCACGCCCAGGCGGCCACGGCGATCGGAGCCAAGGGGCTGGTGGTGCACGGTGGTCACGTCAACGCGGGTGACGATCCGGCGAGCGGCATCGAGAACTGGCGCAAGGCCCTGGCGTACGCGGCCGACTCCGGCGGTTTCGGACTGCCGGTGCTGATCGAGAACACGGCCGGCGGCGAGAACGCCTGCGCCCGTCGACTCGACGCGCTCGCTCGGCTCTGGGACGTCATCGGCGCGTACGACGTGGGCTTCTGCCTCGACACCTGCCACGCGCACGCGGGCGGTGAGGAACTCCTCGGCCTGGTCGACCGCGTCAAGGCGATCACGGGGCGGGTCGACCTGGTGCACGCCAACAACTCCAAGGACGCGTTCGACTCGGGCCGGGACCGGCACGACAACCTGCGTGGCGGCACCATCGAGCCGGACCTCCTGGTGGCCGTGGTCCGGGCGGCCGATGCTCCGGTCATCGTGGAGACCCCGGGCGGTGCTGACGGGCAGAGCGGTGACATCGCCTTCCTGCGTGGACAACTCGGCTCGGAGACGTCGGCGGCATGA
- the rplI gene encoding 50S ribosomal protein L9 produces MKIILTQEVSGLGTPGDIVEVKNGYGRNYLLPQGFAIAWTKGAEKQVTLIKRARSAREIRDLGHANEVKGQLEGLKVNLKARAGDGGRLFGSVTSAEIVDAVKAAGGPVLDRRRLELPGHIKAIGSHAVRVKLHPEVTATFNLNVVQG; encoded by the coding sequence ATGAAGATCATCCTGACTCAGGAGGTGTCCGGACTCGGCACCCCCGGCGACATCGTCGAGGTCAAGAACGGCTACGGCCGTAACTACCTGCTCCCGCAGGGCTTCGCGATCGCCTGGACCAAGGGCGCGGAGAAGCAGGTCACGCTGATCAAGCGGGCCCGCTCGGCACGGGAGATCCGCGATCTGGGCCACGCCAACGAGGTGAAGGGCCAGCTCGAGGGTCTCAAGGTCAACCTGAAGGCCCGCGCCGGTGACGGTGGTCGGCTCTTCGGCTCGGTCACCTCCGCCGAGATCGTCGACGCCGTCAAGGCGGCCGGCGGCCCGGTGCTCGACCGACGTCGGCTGGAGCTTCCCGGCCACATCAAGGCGATCGGGTCGCACGCGGTGCGGGTCAAGCTGCACCCCGAGGTGACCGCCACGTTCAACCTCAACGTTGTGCAGGGCTGA
- the dnaB gene encoding replicative DNA helicase: MRTESFPGGGQPSGPPPRDGQFDKTPPQDVAAEQCVLGGMLLSKDAIADVVEILKTNDFYRPVHATIFDIILEIYGRGEPADAITVAAALADSGDLARIGGAPYLHTLIASVPTAANAAYYARIVSERAVLRRLVEAGTRIVQLGYGTGGGGTRDVDDVVDLAQQAVYDVTERRVSEDFAILADMLQPTLDEIEAVGAQGGVMTGVPTGFTDLDRLLNGLHAGQLIIVAGRPGLGKSTASMDFARNAAIRANHAAAIFSLEMSKVEIVMRLLSAEARVPLHVLRSGQLSDDDWTKLARCMGEISEAPLFVDDTPSMNLMEIRAKARRLKQRHDLKLIVVDYLQLMTSPKRTESRQQEVADLSRGLKLLAKEVECPVIAVSQLNRGPEQRTDKRPQLSDLRESGSIEQDADVVILLHRDDYYDKESPRAGEADFIVAKHRNGPTDTVTVAAQLHLSRFVDMAIV; this comes from the coding sequence ATGCGAACAGAGTCGTTTCCCGGCGGAGGGCAGCCGTCCGGTCCGCCACCGCGCGACGGCCAGTTCGACAAGACGCCACCCCAGGACGTCGCGGCCGAGCAGTGCGTCCTGGGCGGGATGCTGCTGTCCAAGGACGCCATCGCCGACGTCGTCGAAATCCTCAAGACCAACGACTTCTACCGGCCGGTGCACGCCACCATCTTCGACATCATCCTGGAGATCTACGGTCGCGGTGAGCCGGCCGACGCGATCACCGTCGCCGCGGCGCTGGCCGACTCCGGCGACCTGGCCCGGATCGGCGGCGCCCCGTACCTGCACACGCTGATCGCGAGCGTGCCGACCGCCGCGAACGCCGCGTACTACGCGCGCATCGTGAGTGAACGGGCGGTACTCCGACGGCTGGTCGAGGCCGGCACCAGGATCGTCCAACTCGGATACGGCACCGGAGGCGGCGGCACTCGCGACGTTGACGACGTCGTCGACCTGGCTCAGCAGGCCGTCTACGACGTCACCGAACGTCGCGTCAGCGAGGACTTCGCCATCCTGGCGGACATGCTTCAACCGACCCTCGACGAGATCGAGGCCGTCGGCGCGCAGGGCGGCGTGATGACCGGCGTACCCACCGGCTTCACCGACCTGGACCGCCTGCTCAACGGCTTGCACGCCGGCCAATTGATCATCGTGGCAGGTCGACCTGGTTTGGGAAAATCTACGGCAAGTATGGATTTTGCCAGAAATGCGGCAATTCGAGCGAACCATGCGGCGGCCATCTTCTCGCTGGAAATGAGCAAGGTCGAGATCGTCATGCGGCTGCTCTCGGCCGAAGCGCGTGTGCCGTTGCACGTACTGCGCAGCGGGCAACTCTCCGACGACGACTGGACGAAGCTCGCCCGGTGCATGGGTGAGATCAGTGAGGCGCCACTCTTCGTGGACGACACGCCGAGCATGAACCTGATGGAGATCCGGGCCAAGGCTCGTCGACTCAAGCAGCGACACGACCTCAAGCTGATCGTGGTCGACTATCTCCAGCTGATGACCTCACCGAAGCGCACCGAGAGTCGGCAGCAGGAGGTCGCGGACCTGTCCCGAGGCCTGAAGCTGCTGGCCAAGGAGGTCGAGTGCCCGGTCATTGCGGTCAGCCAGCTGAACCGTGGCCCCGAGCAGCGCACCGACAAGCGTCCACAATTGTCCGATTTGCGTGAATCTGGATCAATTGAGCAGGATGCCGATGTTGTCATACTTCTGCATCGCGACGACTACTACGACAAGGAATCGCCTCGGGCCGGAGAGGCAGATTTCATTGTTGCCAAGCATCGAAATGGTCCGACCGACACGGTGACCGTGGCTGCCCAGCTGCACCTGTCGCGATTCGTCGACATGGCCATCGTCTGA
- a CDS encoding glycosyltransferase family 87 protein — protein sequence MSTQSTPGIDESGVPDHPSRSDGFVRGLSGLIGGPLGDHATARDRQSGSERRFWTAVRIVLALTCLTLALHWVQKSPCQDGAWVDNKQYTRFCYTDVLALYYAERLHEGAVPYRDHPVEYPVLTGYFMGALGLPVHAVGDGNPQINQGQWFYNLNVLVLGALAVATVAVLLSLRRRRPWDAALFALAPALLITATVNWDLLAIGLGAFGLLAWARSRPVLAGILLGLAGAAKMWPLFILGPILVLAFRTARLRAAFTAIGAAVVTVLAVNLPVALPEATRDGWKRFFELNTERPIDWGTLWYIGRYLDGKVGDPASMGPFQWLDANIPTLNNLSYVLFGLACLGIGALGLLAPRRPRLGQLAFLVVAVFLIFSKVWSQQFVLWLLPLVVLARPKWGAFLAWQAAEICYFVAFYGQLLGASTGRPVFPEGVFVLAASLRLTTVVVLCVLVIREILHPERDAVRSTYQDDPDGGVLDGAPDAPWLDRWRRRRATTDPAPVPVTTG from the coding sequence ATGAGCACCCAGTCGACGCCCGGCATCGATGAATCCGGTGTACCCGACCACCCGTCCCGCTCCGACGGCTTCGTGCGGGGCCTCTCCGGGCTGATCGGCGGTCCGCTCGGTGACCACGCCACCGCGCGCGACCGCCAGAGCGGCTCGGAACGCCGGTTCTGGACGGCCGTCCGCATCGTCCTGGCGTTGACCTGCCTGACCCTGGCCCTGCACTGGGTGCAGAAATCGCCCTGCCAGGACGGCGCATGGGTGGACAACAAGCAGTACACCCGCTTCTGCTACACCGACGTACTGGCGCTCTACTACGCGGAGCGACTCCACGAGGGTGCCGTGCCCTACCGGGACCACCCGGTCGAGTATCCGGTGTTGACGGGGTACTTCATGGGGGCGCTCGGGCTGCCCGTGCACGCCGTGGGTGACGGCAACCCGCAGATCAACCAGGGACAGTGGTTCTACAACCTGAACGTGCTCGTACTCGGGGCGCTGGCGGTGGCCACCGTGGCGGTGCTGCTGTCGCTACGCCGACGACGACCATGGGACGCCGCACTCTTCGCCCTGGCCCCCGCACTGCTGATCACCGCCACCGTCAACTGGGACCTGCTCGCCATCGGACTGGGCGCGTTCGGGCTGCTGGCCTGGGCACGCAGCCGACCAGTCCTGGCCGGGATCCTGCTCGGGCTGGCCGGGGCGGCGAAGATGTGGCCACTGTTCATACTCGGCCCGATCCTGGTGCTCGCCTTCCGTACGGCCCGGCTCCGAGCCGCGTTCACAGCGATCGGTGCGGCAGTGGTCACGGTCCTGGCGGTGAACCTGCCGGTGGCCCTCCCGGAAGCCACCCGGGACGGCTGGAAGCGCTTCTTCGAACTCAACACCGAGCGCCCGATCGACTGGGGCACGCTGTGGTACATCGGTCGCTACCTGGACGGCAAGGTGGGCGATCCGGCGAGCATGGGTCCGTTCCAGTGGCTCGACGCCAACATCCCCACCCTCAACAACCTGTCGTACGTACTCTTCGGACTGGCCTGCCTCGGCATCGGGGCCCTCGGGCTGCTGGCACCGCGCCGGCCCCGGCTCGGCCAACTCGCCTTCCTCGTGGTCGCCGTCTTCCTGATCTTCAGCAAGGTCTGGTCGCAGCAGTTCGTCCTCTGGCTGCTGCCGCTGGTGGTGCTGGCCCGACCCAAGTGGGGTGCGTTCCTCGCCTGGCAGGCCGCCGAGATCTGCTACTTCGTCGCGTTCTACGGCCAACTGCTCGGTGCCTCCACCGGCCGGCCCGTCTTCCCCGAGGGCGTCTTCGTGCTGGCCGCCAGCCTGCGACTGACCACGGTGGTGGTCCTGTGCGTGCTGGTGATCCGGGAGATCCTGCACCCCGAACGGGACGCGGTCCGCAGCACCTACCAGGACGACCCCGACGGGGGCGTGCTCGACGGCGCCCCCGACGCCCCCTGGCTGGACCGATGGCGACGTCGCCGCGCCACCACCGACCCCGCCCCGGTCCCCGTCACCACCGGCTGA
- the rpsF gene encoding 30S ribosomal protein S6, translated as MRHYEIMVILDPSLEERTVAPSLDTYLNVIRTAGGSVEKTDVWGRRRLAYEINKKAEGIYAVVDLQASPEAVAELDRQLRLNESVLRTKVIRPEMR; from the coding sequence TTGCGTCATTACGAGATCATGGTGATCCTCGACCCCAGCCTCGAGGAGCGCACCGTCGCCCCGTCGCTCGACACGTACCTGAACGTGATCAGGACCGCGGGTGGCTCGGTGGAGAAGACCGACGTGTGGGGCCGCCGGCGCCTCGCGTACGAGATCAACAAGAAGGCCGAGGGCATCTACGCCGTCGTCGACCTTCAGGCATCGCCTGAGGCGGTGGCCGAGCTGGACCGCCAGCTGCGACTCAACGAGTCCGTGCTGCGCACCAAGGTCATCCGCCCGGAAATGCGCTAA
- a CDS encoding single-stranded DNA-binding protein: MCEELVMAGDTTITVIGNLTDDPELRFTPSGAAVAKFRVASTPRYMDRQSNEWKDGEPLFLACTVWRQAAEHVAESLQRGARVIVSGRLRQRSYETREGEKRTVIELEVDEIGPSLRYATAKVQKMSRSGGSGGGFGGGGNSGGGGGQGGGGGNFDDPWASAAPAPSRSGGGNLDEEPPF, encoded by the coding sequence GTGTGCGAGGAGTTGGTCATGGCAGGAGACACCACCATCACGGTCATCGGGAACCTGACCGATGACCCCGAGTTGCGGTTCACCCCCTCGGGGGCAGCCGTCGCCAAGTTCCGGGTCGCCTCGACGCCCCGGTACATGGACCGGCAGTCCAACGAGTGGAAGGACGGCGAGCCCCTGTTCCTCGCGTGCACCGTCTGGCGTCAGGCCGCGGAGCACGTGGCGGAGTCGTTGCAGCGCGGTGCCCGCGTGATCGTGTCGGGCCGGCTGCGTCAGCGGTCCTACGAGACCCGCGAGGGCGAGAAGCGCACCGTCATCGAGCTGGAGGTCGACGAGATCGGCCCGTCTCTGCGCTACGCCACGGCGAAGGTGCAGAAGATGTCCCGCTCCGGCGGTAGCGGCGGCGGCTTCGGCGGCGGCGGCAACAGCGGCGGTGGTGGTGGCCAGGGCGGCGGCGGAGGCAACTTCGACGACCCCTGGGCTTCGGCCGCACCAGCCCCCTCCCGTTCGGGTGGCGGCAACCTCGACGAGGAGCCTCCGTTCTAA
- the rpsR gene encoding 30S ribosomal protein S18, whose protein sequence is MAKAAALRKPKKKVNPLDKDGITYIDYKDTALLRKFISDRGKIRARRVTGVTSQQQRQIARAVKNAREMALLPYTATAR, encoded by the coding sequence ATGGCGAAGGCTGCGGCACTGCGCAAGCCGAAGAAGAAGGTGAACCCGCTAGACAAGGACGGGATCACCTATATCGATTACAAGGACACCGCCCTGCTGCGCAAGTTCATCTCCGACCGCGGCAAGATCCGCGCTCGGCGGGTGACCGGCGTGACCTCGCAGCAGCAGCGGCAGATCGCCCGTGCGGTCAAGAACGCCCGTGAGATGGCGCTCCTGCCGTACACCGCCACGGCCCGCTGA